One window of the Vigna radiata var. radiata cultivar VC1973A chromosome 1, Vradiata_ver6, whole genome shotgun sequence genome contains the following:
- the LOC106764075 gene encoding probable xyloglucan endotransglucosylase/hydrolase protein 26, giving the protein MFMSVNMAQFEKLLVVLFLCAVASSMVMVDATFSKSMYITWGSQHASMQGEDLQLVLDQTSGSAAQTKKAFLFGSIESRIKLVPGNSAGTVTAYYLSSTGSQHDEIDFEFLGNISGQPYIVHTNIFTLGNGSREQQFYLWFDPTADFHNYTIHWNPIEVVWYIDSIPIRVYRNYENEGIAFPNKQGMRVYTSLWNADDWATRGGLVKTNWSGAPFIARLNHFRARACKWNGAISINQCSSNIPANWWTSPTYKQLGYAQLGQLNWVRNNYMIYDYCRDTKRFNGQMPPECFKSQF; this is encoded by the exons atgttcatgTCTGTTAACATGGCacaatttgaaaaattgttGGTGGTTTTGTTCCTCTGTGCTGTGGCATCTAGCATGGTCATGGTAGATGCCACCTTCTCCAAAAGCATGTACATCACTTGGGGTTCTCAACATGCATCAATGCAGGGTGAAGATCTCCAACTTGTGTTGGATCAAACCTCAG GATCTGCAGCTCAAACAAAGAAGGCATTCTTGTTTGGAAGTATTGAATCACGAATCAAGTTGGTTCCTGGTAATTCTGCAGGAACAGTTACTGCATATTAT CTTTCATCTACAGGAAGCCAACATGATGAGATAGATTTTGAGTTCCTAGGCAACATTTCAGGACAACCATACATTGTCCATACAAACATATTCACACTAGGAAATGGAAGCAGGGAACAACAATTTTATCTCTGGTTTGACCCAACTGCTGATTTTCACAATTACACCATTCACTGGAACCCAATTGAAGTTGT GTGGTACATTGACAGTATACCAATTAGGGTGTACCGTAACTATGAAAATGAGGGCATTGCTTTCCCAAACAAGCAAGGAATGAGGGTTTATACCAGCCTATGGAATGCAGATGATTGGGCAACAAGAGGTGGACTTGTTAAGACCAATTGGAGTGGTGCACCATTCATAGCTAGATTGAATCATTTCAGAGCAAGGGCTTGCAAATGGAATGGAGCAATCAGCATCAACCAATGTTCCTCAAATATCCCTGCCAATTGGTGGACTTCTCCCACATACAAGCAACTGGGTTATGCTCAACTGGGTCAGCTGAATTGGGTCAGAAACAATTACATGATCTATGATTATTGCAGAGATACCAAAAGATTCAATGGACAGATGCCTCCTGAATGCTTCAAGTCACAATTCTAA